The following coding sequences lie in one Mucilaginibacter sp. KACC 22773 genomic window:
- a CDS encoding class I SAM-dependent methyltransferase, with protein MAASFNNSARFYDLLSRLVYGKAIINTQLYLINHIQPNNNILIVGGGTGWILDEITRLHPTGLKITYVEAAERMMALSQKRNTSGNEIIFINDVIENVNLPVGFNVAITPFLFDNFTEATLRTVFSKIHSLLKPGALWLNCDFQLTGKWWQGLLLKSMFLFFRLIDGIEASKLPEIEACFNRNNYSPKNERTFFGDFIVARVYKK; from the coding sequence ATGGCTGCCAGTTTTAATAACTCGGCCCGGTTTTATGACCTGCTTTCGCGTTTAGTTTATGGTAAAGCCATAATCAATACACAACTTTATTTAATCAATCACATCCAACCAAACAATAATATACTCATAGTCGGAGGCGGTACGGGCTGGATACTTGATGAAATTACAAGGTTACATCCGACAGGCCTAAAGATAACTTATGTAGAGGCTGCAGAGCGAATGATGGCGCTATCCCAAAAGAGGAATACCAGTGGCAATGAAATTATCTTCATAAACGATGTTATTGAAAACGTAAACCTACCCGTCGGCTTTAATGTAGCAATAACCCCTTTTCTGTTTGATAATTTCACTGAAGCAACATTAAGAACAGTATTCAGTAAGATTCATTCGTTACTAAAGCCTGGTGCACTTTGGCTCAATTGCGATTTTCAGTTAACAGGAAAATGGTGGCAGGGTCTCCTTTTAAAAAGCATGTTTTTATTTTTCAGGCTGATTGACGGTATAGAAGCAAGCAAGCTACCGGAAATTGAGGCTTGCTTTAATCGGAACAATTACTCCCCAAAAAACGAAAGAACTTTTTTTGGTGATTTTATTGTAGCGAGGGTTTATAAAAAGTAG
- a CDS encoding sigma 54-interacting transcriptional regulator, producing the protein MSKLLDIKTLGELKKSGYKSRSVKDELRANLIEQLKKREGGFAGIIGFEDTVIPDLQTAILSRHNILLLGLRGQAKTRIARLLINLLDEYVPYITGSDLFDDPYNPISWYGHSVIEEKGDETPIGWIHRSERYTEKLATPDVTVADLIGDVDPIKAATLKLTYSDERVIHFGLIPRAHRGIFVINELPDLQARIQVSLFNILQERDIQIRGFKLRLPLDIQFVFTANPEDYTNRGSIVTPLKDRIESQILTHYPRTVEISRKITQQEASLTNDQRNAVEADDLVKDLIEQIAFEARNSEYIDKKSGVSARLTISAYENLISNAERRMIMNHEPGTFVRITDFLGVIPAITGKIELVYEGELEGPGKVANILIGKAIKTLLLTFFPDPEKAKKTKGVNPYASIINWFGEGNNLALVDDMSAIDYKKELSEVAGLKDLVKKSHPRLSENQTLLLMEFVLHGLSEFSQLNKGFLDNGFAFSDMFNSLFNLQPDEDDLDLDDDRY; encoded by the coding sequence ATGAGTAAATTATTAGATATTAAAACCCTCGGCGAACTAAAAAAAAGTGGTTACAAAAGCCGTTCGGTGAAAGATGAATTACGTGCCAACCTTATAGAACAGCTAAAAAAACGCGAAGGCGGTTTTGCAGGTATTATCGGATTTGAGGATACGGTTATACCCGATTTGCAAACTGCCATTCTATCGCGCCACAATATTTTACTGCTTGGCTTACGCGGACAGGCAAAAACCCGCATAGCGCGCTTGTTAATTAATTTGCTTGATGAATATGTGCCATATATTACAGGATCAGATTTGTTTGATGATCCATACAACCCTATATCATGGTACGGCCATAGTGTTATCGAAGAAAAAGGAGACGAAACGCCTATAGGCTGGATTCACCGCTCGGAGCGTTATACCGAAAAACTGGCTACGCCAGATGTTACCGTAGCCGATTTAATTGGCGATGTTGACCCTATTAAAGCCGCCACCTTAAAACTGACCTATTCTGACGAACGCGTTATCCATTTTGGGTTAATCCCACGCGCCCATCGTGGTATATTTGTGATCAACGAGCTGCCCGATTTGCAGGCCCGTATCCAGGTATCGCTATTTAATATTTTGCAGGAAAGGGATATCCAGATACGCGGTTTTAAACTGCGTTTGCCTTTAGATATCCAGTTTGTATTTACGGCCAACCCTGAAGATTATACTAATCGCGGCTCTATCGTTACACCGCTAAAAGACCGCATTGAAAGCCAGATTTTAACGCACTATCCGCGTACGGTAGAAATTTCAAGGAAGATCACCCAACAGGAAGCATCATTAACCAACGATCAACGCAATGCCGTTGAAGCCGACGACCTGGTAAAAGACCTGATTGAGCAAATTGCTTTTGAAGCCCGTAACTCCGAGTATATCGATAAAAAATCGGGTGTATCGGCGCGCTTAACTATATCGGCCTATGAAAACCTGATTAGTAATGCCGAGCGCCGGATGATCATGAACCATGAGCCCGGCACTTTTGTGCGCATTACCGATTTTTTGGGCGTTATCCCGGCCATTACAGGCAAAATTGAATTGGTTTATGAAGGTGAACTGGAAGGCCCGGGCAAAGTAGCCAATATCCTGATTGGCAAAGCTATCAAAACCTTGCTGCTAACCTTTTTCCCCGACCCTGAAAAGGCTAAAAAGACTAAAGGTGTAAACCCTTATGCCAGCATTATCAATTGGTTTGGCGAGGGCAATAACCTGGCTTTGGTTGATGACATGTCGGCAATTGATTATAAAAAAGAACTATCCGAGGTTGCCGGCTTAAAAGACCTGGTTAAAAAATCACATCCGCGCCTGAGTGAAAATCAAACTTTATTGCTAATGGAGTTTGTGCTGCACGGCCTATCAGAATTTTCGCAATTAAACAAAGGCTTTTTAGATAATGGCTTTGCCTTCTCTGATATGTTTAACAGTTTATTTAACCTGCAGCCTGATGAAGACGACCTCGATTTAGATGATGACCGTTATTAA
- a CDS encoding response regulator transcription factor — protein MNKEIKIALVEDDENLRFLVAERLQTEGYKVLEADNGEDAETMILAEYPDIVLLDWMLPGKTGSEVCGNIRESGYDKLVIMMTAKAQDVDKIEAYNFGVSDYITKPFNMDVLVAMIDSKIKFSLNSEKAESYKFANMEHLPNTHLLIRDGRKIELTILENRILLYFLKNKNKVINREELMMEVWGYNADVNTRTLDMHIVRLRKKIETNADSPQYLQTVRGIGYKFVYNQ, from the coding sequence ATGAACAAAGAAATCAAAATTGCGCTGGTTGAAGATGATGAAAACCTGCGTTTCCTGGTTGCCGAGCGTTTGCAAACCGAAGGTTACAAAGTGCTGGAAGCCGACAATGGCGAGGATGCGGAAACAATGATACTGGCCGAATATCCTGATATTGTACTGCTTGACTGGATGTTGCCCGGAAAAACCGGATCGGAAGTTTGTGGTAATATCAGGGAAAGCGGATACGATAAACTGGTGATTATGATGACCGCCAAAGCCCAGGATGTTGATAAAATTGAAGCTTACAATTTTGGAGTATCAGACTACATCACCAAACCTTTTAATATGGATGTGCTGGTGGCTATGATTGACAGCAAAATTAAATTCAGCCTGAATAGTGAGAAGGCCGAATCATATAAGTTTGCCAACATGGAGCATCTGCCTAATACCCACCTGCTCATTCGTGATGGCCGTAAAATTGAACTTACCATATTGGAGAACCGGATATTACTGTATTTCCTTAAAAACAAAAATAAGGTTATCAACCGCGAAGAACTGATGATGGAAGTATGGGGCTACAACGCCGATGTAAACACCCGCACCCTGGATATGCACATTGTACGCCTGCGTAAAAAGATAGAAACAAATGCCGATTCGCCGCAGTATTTACAAACTGTACGGGGGATAGGATATAAGTTTGTGTACAATCAGTAA
- a CDS encoding metallophosphoesterase, translating to MTDTALNIILIISALLLIDLYVLNGIRGAFPKWHFLQKKTFTFLYWAASIIVICGLLTGVYIYFAGLGVRAAGLLIFSLLFIGKLTFLPFLLIDDIKRLLVWRKNRFKNQTPAHNTLVPPDAIPRSEFLLKAGLLAGAIPLAAIKINMPRGLYDYHVRYQTLYLPNLPKAFDGIKLGQISDIHSGSFYNKKAVLGGVEMLLKEKPDFIFFTGDLINGQTSEMRDYQDIFGKVKAPLGVYSSLGNHDYGDYGDWQSPADKIKDHQDLILTHQNMGWDLLRNENRRLKVNGEEIGILGIENWSLHSRFPKYGRMELAAKNTDDLPVKLLLSHDPSHWRAQVLNDYPQIDVMFSGHTHGMQFGVRTNDFQWSPIKYVYTEWAGHYQQGMQQLYVNVGFGFVGLYGRVGILPEITIFTLKAGHAPSGKLT from the coding sequence ATGACGGACACCGCGCTTAATATCATCCTGATCATTTCGGCACTTTTGCTAATTGACCTTTATGTATTAAACGGCATTCGAGGGGCTTTCCCAAAATGGCATTTTTTGCAAAAAAAGACGTTTACCTTTTTATATTGGGCGGCTTCCATTATAGTCATTTGCGGTTTGCTCACCGGTGTTTATATATATTTTGCGGGCCTTGGCGTTCGTGCAGCCGGCCTGCTCATATTTTCACTATTATTTATAGGCAAGCTTACCTTTTTGCCCTTCCTGTTAATTGACGATATAAAACGTTTGCTGGTGTGGCGTAAAAACAGGTTTAAAAATCAAACACCTGCGCATAATACCCTCGTTCCGCCGGATGCCATCCCCCGGTCAGAGTTTTTGTTGAAGGCCGGTCTGCTTGCAGGTGCCATTCCCCTGGCTGCCATAAAAATCAATATGCCAAGGGGGCTGTATGATTACCATGTACGTTATCAAACCCTATATTTACCCAATTTACCAAAAGCTTTTGATGGCATTAAGCTGGGGCAAATTTCTGATATCCATTCCGGGAGTTTTTATAACAAAAAGGCGGTACTTGGCGGCGTAGAAATGCTATTGAAAGAGAAGCCCGATTTTATATTTTTCACCGGCGACCTGATTAACGGACAGACCAGCGAAATGAGGGATTACCAGGATATTTTCGGCAAAGTAAAAGCGCCGCTTGGCGTTTATTCATCTTTGGGTAATCATGATTACGGCGACTATGGCGACTGGCAAAGCCCGGCCGATAAAATAAAAGACCATCAAGACCTGATTCTCACCCACCAAAATATGGGCTGGGACTTATTGCGCAACGAGAACCGCCGCCTTAAAGTAAATGGCGAAGAAATAGGCATTCTCGGCATCGAAAACTGGAGCCTGCACAGCCGCTTCCCTAAATATGGCCGCATGGAACTGGCCGCCAAAAACACAGACGACCTGCCGGTTAAACTCTTGCTGTCGCATGATCCGTCGCATTGGCGTGCACAGGTTTTAAATGACTATCCACAAATAGATGTAATGTTCTCGGGCCATACCCATGGTATGCAGTTTGGCGTTCGTACAAATGATTTTCAGTGGAGCCCTATAAAATATGTTTATACTGAATGGGCGGGCCACTATCAGCAAGGCATGCAACAATTATATGTAAATGTAGGTTTTGGCTTTGTAGGTTTATATGGCAGAGTTGGAATATTACCAGAGATTACGATATTTACATTAAAAGCCGGGCATGCTCCTTCGGGTAAGCTTACATAA